A single window of Nasonia vitripennis strain AsymCx chromosome 4, Nvit_psr_1.1, whole genome shotgun sequence DNA harbors:
- the LOC100118902 gene encoding lachesin, with protein MKMKRTSTIVFLGVACCCLARIQFASCDESPVITHISKEKIQEIGDEVEFNCTVQNLQDYPLLWIKLHKDRQDRSPLSSNTALIIRDSRFSVHVDNETSTNSLRIKDLQEADTGFYQCQILISVDNKVTAEVELQIRRPPTISSNTTRSVNVTEGKPVELHCNADGFPVPRISWKRENDILLPSGGAIYHGSVLKIENIHRDDRGLYLCIAENGVGEEARANATVHVAFAPVVTAIRPRVGQAQGYTATLECKVEAHPKPVVSWHKAGAELKKETAKTDDDDFVDSLLRYSIGAADFGEYICRAENQYGIAETKVELFETIIPVCVNTCG; from the exons ATGAAGATGAAGCGAACGAGTACTATAGTGTTCCTCGGCGTCGCGTGCTGCTGCCTTGCGCGCATTCAATTTG CGTCGTGCGACGAGAGCCCCGTTATAACCCACATTTCGAAGGAGAAAATCCAAGAGATCGGTGACGAGGTCGAATTTAACTGCACAGTGCAGAATCTCCAGGACTATCCTCTGCTCTGGATCAAGCTTCACAAAGACCGGCAAGACCGCTCGCCTCTGTCCAGCAACACAGCTCTTATTATCAGGGACAGCAGGTTTTCCGTGCACGTTGACAACGAGACTTCCACGAATTCGCTGAGG ATCAAAGACCTGCAGGAGGCCGACACAGGCTTCTACCAGTGCCAGATCCTCATCTCGGTGGACAACAAAGTGACCGCCGAAGTGGAACTACAAATACGCCGACCACCGACCATCAGCTCGAACACGACGCGCTCGGTGAACGTGACCGAGGGCAAGCCGGTCGAGCTGCACTGCAACGCCGATGGCTTTCCTGTGCCACGCATATCCTGGAAAAGGGAAAATGACATTCTACTTCCGTCCGGTGGAGCCATTTACCA CGGCAGCGTGTTGAAGATCGAAAACATCCACCGGGACGACCGCGGCTTGTACCTGTGCATCGCGGAGAACGGAGTGGGCGAGGAAGCTCGTGCTAACGCCACGGTGCACGTGGCCTTTGCGCCGGTCGTAACGGCCATTCGACCAAGAGTCGGTCAAGCCCAGGGTTACACAGCCACGCTCGAATGCAAGGTCGAGGCTCACCCGAAGCCAGTTGTAAGTTGGCACAAAGCAGGCGCTGAGCTTAAGAAAGAAACAGCTAaaaccgacgacgacgatttcGTAGACTCACTGCTGCGCTATTCTATTGGCGCCGCTGATTTCGGAGAGTATATTTGCCGAGCAGAGAATCAGTACGGAATTGCGGAGACTAAAGTCGAGCTGTTTG AAACTATCATACCAGTATGCGTGAATACCTGTGGTTAA